A genomic segment from Corylus avellana chromosome ca5, CavTom2PMs-1.0 encodes:
- the LOC132181637 gene encoding uncharacterized protein LOC132181637 produces MNFPLPDKFKMPHVDKYDGKGDPMEHMESLRAHFIVHGTPDEISCRAFPLTLAEAANEWSLRLSTKSMDNFKSLGCLFLSQFLVTCKRKKSPAYLLSLVQRKDEFLKNFMLRFNKEKLTVESPSEQKVLNALMHGVRAEGPLMAELVKESTMVTLLHFLKKAEEYINQEEIVVALMKSQEKVTQQEKSGVKAAPMSSGKKQERNPKQQDKRALKPKNESLRKFSKFIPSNTSMTKVLMEIWRDPNFRWPTRLKGPASKRDHTKFCHYHNEVGHLTEECVSLRHEIESFIRNGKLVRFLAGERARGRDHLQPLLLEGNREAEPRPNWDAHPPPQNHDVVGEILTISGGIAGGGESNSAKKAHARRVQTEEVLFLERPAKTLKREPMVLSFSEEDAKGVMMPHDDALVVTVTVANHVLYRILVDNGSSTDILYWPVFKQMVETAPRQSIIMVDFLVVDRPSAYNVIIGWLALNKLKVVTSTYHLKMKFSTEEGVGEVKGDLIVARKCYITSLKKPSEAIPLTVSTVRSKKEG; encoded by the exons CGGGCGTTTCCGTTAACTCTAGCAGAAGCAGCCAATGAGTGGTCCTTAAGACTCTCTACAAAGTCGATGGATAACTTCAAATCCCTGGGATGTCTCTTTCTAAGCCAATTTTTGGTTACTTGTAAAAGGAAGAAGAGCCCAGCTTACCTGCTTTCTCTGGTTCAAAGGAAGGATGAGTTCCTAAAAAACTTCATGCTCAGATTTAATAAAGAGAAGTTGACAGTAGAGAGTCCGAGTGAGCAAAAGGTACTCAACGCTCTTATGCATGGGGTGAGAGCCGAAGGGCCACTAATGGCCGAGTTAGTGAAGGAATCTACAATGGTGactcttcttcattttctaaaaaaggCGGAAGAGTATATCAATCAAGAGGAAATTGTTGTTGCCCTGATGAAGTCCCAAGAGAAGGTGACTCAGCAAGAGAAGAGTGGTGTGAAGGCAGCACCAATGAGCTCCGGGAAAAAGCAGGAAAGAAACCCGAAGCAGCAGGATAAGAGAGCCCTCAAACCAAAGAATGAGTCTCTGAGGAAATTTAGCAAGTTCATTCCATCGAACACCAGTATGACCAAGGTGTTGATGGAGATCTGGAGAGACCCTAACTTCAGATGGCCAACAAGACTGAAGGGTCCCGCGTCGAAACGAGACCACACCAAGTTTTGCCACTATCATAATGAAGTCGGCCACCTGACTGAGGAGTGTGTATCTCTTCGTCACGAAATAGAATCCTTCATTAGGAATGGTAAATTGGTGAGGTTCCTGGCAGGCGAGAGGGCCAGAGGAAGGGATCATCTGCAACCCCTGTTGCTCGAGGGAAATCGAGAA GCTGAGCCGAGACCAAATTGGGATGCACATCCCCCACCTCAGAATCATGATGTAGTAGGAGAAATCCTAACCATTTCAGGAGGTATAGCTGGTGGAGGAGAGTCTAACTCAGCCAAAAAAGCCCATGCCAGAAGGGTGCAGACCGAGGAGGTTCTCTTTCTTGAAAGACCTGCCAAGACCTTAAAGCGAGAGCCCATGGTCTTATCATTCTCCGAAGAAGATGCGAAGGGAGTAATGATGCCCCATGACGACGCGTTGGTGGTAACAGTGACCGTGGCCAACCATGTGCTCTATCGGATCTTAGTAGACAATGGGAGCTCGACTGATATTCTCTATTGGCCAGTTTTCAAACAGATGG TAGAAACAGCTCCCAGGCAGTCAATTATCATGGTAGACTTCTTGGTAGTCGACCGACCATCTGCCTACAACGTAATAATCGGTTGGCTAGCCTTGAATAAGTTGAAGGTTGTAACTTCAACCTATCACTTGAAGATGAAGTTCTCGACTGAAGAAGGAGTCGGAGAGGTCAAAGGTGACCTGATTGTAGCAAGGAAGTGTTACATCACTTCCCTGAAGAAGCCTTCGGAAGCCATACCTTTGACGGTTAGCACCGTGCGGAGCAAAAAGGAAGGCTAA